CAGTCGCCCGACGCCCGGCCGGTGCCCGGCGGTCCGGTCTCGGTGGAACTCCGGGATGTCGGCTTCGCGTATCCGTCCGCCGACAAGGTCTCGCTCGCATCGCTCGAGGAGGTCGCGGTGCTCGATTCGCGGGGCGGCGAAGAGGTGCTGCGCGACGTGTCGTTCCGCGTGGAACCGGGCCGGATGGTCGCACTGGTCGGATCGTCCGGCGCGGGCAAATCGACCATCGCACAACTGATCCCGCGATTGTACGATGTCGATTCCGGCGCCGTGCTGCTCGGCGGAGCGGACGTCCGCGAACTGACCGCCGACTCGATCCGCGCGACAGTCGGGCTGGTCACCCAGGACGGTCACCTGTTCCACGACACGGTCCGCAACAACCTGCTGCTCGCCCGCCCCGAAGCCGGCGAGGACGAACTGTGGGACGCCCTACGTCGCGCACGCCTCGAGCCCCTGATCGCGTCGTTGCCGAACGGACTCGACACGGTCGTCGGCGAACGCGGCTACCGGCTCTCGGGTGGTGAGCGTCAGCGGCTGACGATCGCGCGACTGCTGCTCGCCCATCCGCGGGTGGTGATCCTGGACGAGGCCACCGCCCATCTCGATTCGACCTCGGAGGCCGCTGTGCAGGAGGCGTTGACCGAGGCGCTCGAGGGTCGCACGTCGGTGGTCATCGCGCACCGCCTGTCGACCATCCGCGCCGCCGACGAGATCCTGGTCGTCGAGGCCGGGCGCATCGTCGAACGCGGCAACCACGACGATCTCCTGGCGGCGGGCGGCCGCTACGCGGAGCTGTACCGCACGCAGTTCGCCGATTCGGGACCGAAGGTATCGGTGGGAGCCCCCATACTCGACGCATGAGCGCCGGGACGTCGACGGTGCCACCGCCGACGTCCCGGCCGAGTGGATCGGCCGGCGGTCTCAGTCGCGGTATCCGCCGCGACCACCACGATCGTTGCGGTCGCTGCGGTGCGTGAAGTCGCCGGAGCGGCCGCCACGGCTGTCGCCGTACTCGCGCTTGCCGCCACGATCGCGCTTGCCGTGATCGCGACGGTCTCCCCCGCGTCGATCGTCGCCGCGACGGTCGTCGCGTCCGCGATACGAGCTGGGACGTCCGGACGGTGCGCCGGAGTCGGGCTGCAACTGGATGAGCACGCCCGAGATTCGGGTGGAGCGCAGCGCGTCGAGGGTCTGCGGCGACAGATCCTTCGGCAGCTCGACGAGGCTGTGATCGGCACGGATGCTGATGTGCCCGAAATCGCCGCGGCGCAGTCCGCCCTCGTTGGCGATGGCACCGACGATCGCACCGGGCTGCACGCGGTGACGCTTGCCTACGGCGATGCGGTAGGTGGTCATCTCCTGGCCGTCGCGACCGACCTTCGGCCCGTCGTCGAAGCGACGCGGCGGACGCTCGCGCGGTTCGCGCTCGCGGCGCGGCGGTGCGACCGGCTCGGGTTCGGCCTCCATGAGGAACGACTCGCCGTCGCGAGACAGCACCGCCAGCGCGGCCGCGATGTCGGCGAGCGGCACGTCGTGCTCACGCTCGTAGTCCTCGATGAAGGTGCGGAACAGCTGCAGGTGATCGGAGGCGAGCGCCTCGGTGATCGAGTCGTTGAACTTCGATACGCGCTGGGCGTTGACGTCCTCGACGGTGGGCAGCTGCATCTCGGCGAGCGGCTGGCGGGTGGCCCGCTCGATCGCCTTGAGCAGGTGACGCTCGCGCGGAGCGACGAACAGCAGCGCGTCGCCGGTGCGGCCGGCGCGGCCTGTGCGGCCGATGCGGTGCACGTACGACTCGGTGTCGTGAGGGATGTCGTAGTTGACGACGTGGCTGATGCGCTCGACGTCGAGACCACGCGCGGCGACGTCGGTGGCGACGAGGATGTCGAGCGTGCCGTTCTTGAGCTGGTTGATCGTGCGCTCGCGCTGGGCCTGCACGATGTCGCCGTTGATGGCGGCGGCGGAGAAACCGCGGGCGCGCAGGCGCTCGGCCAGGTCCTCGGTGGCCTGCTTCGTGCGCACGAAGATGATCATGGCCTCGAAGGTCTCGACCTCGAGGATTCGGGTCAGCGCGTCGAGCTTGCGCTGATGGGAGACGAGAACCCAGCGCTGGGAGATGTTCGCCGACGTCGTCGTCTTCGACTTGACGGTGATCTCCTGCGGATCCTTCAGGTACTGCTTCGACAGCCGGCGGATCGCGCCCGGCATGGTCGCGGAGAACAGCGCGACCTGCTTGGTGTCGGGGGTGTCGGCGAGGATGCGCTCGACGTCCTCCTGGAAGCCCATGGTGAGCATCTCGTCGGCCTCGTCGAGGACGAGGAACTCGAGTTCGGAGATGTCGAGGGTGCCCTTGGCGAGGTGATCGATCACACGTCCGGGGGTGCCGACGATGACCTGGGCGCCGCGGCGGAGGCCGGACAGCTGTACACCGTATGCCTGACCGCCGTAGATGGGCAGGACGGACAGGCCCGGGATATGGACGGAATACTTACCGAAAGCCTCCGCGACCTGCAGCGCGAGCTCGCGGGTGGGCGCCAGCACCAGCGCCTGGGGCCGCTTCACGGAGGTGTCGATACGCGAGAGGATCGGCACCGCGAAGGCGGCGGTCTTGCCGGTGCCGGTCTGAGCGAGACCGACGACGTCCCGTCCCTCCAGCAGCGGTGGGATGGTCGCCGCCTGGATCGGCGACGGGGACTCGTAACCCACATCCGAAAGAGCTTGCAGCACACGTGCATCGATGTCGAGATCGGCAAACGTGAGAGCTGCGGTCTCCTGGTCGGGGGCGTCTTGAATATCACTCATTTGACCAGCAGTTTATCGGATGAACTCACCTCTTCGCGCCCGGACCCGGCCGCGACCTGGGCTCGAGCGCGCGAACAATGACCCACCCCACCCCGTCGCCGGCACCCGGGGCGCGTCACACTGGGCAGGTTCACCGTCCTCGACCGAAGGATTCCACAGTGACGGCTTCCCCCTCCGCGCACGCGTCCGCGACACCCCCGTCCGTCGCCGATTCGGGTATTCCGACGCACTGGTACAACATCGTCGGCGACCTCGCGGTGGCCCCGCCGCCACACCTGCACCCCGGCACCCGCGAACCGATCACCGCCGACGATCTCGCACCTCTGTTCGCCTCGGGACTGATCGAGCAGGAACTGTCGACCGAGACCGACATCGAGATCCCGGAGGCCGTGCGCGAGGTCTACGCCGGTTACCGCTCCACGCCCCTTTTCCGCGCCCGCTCGTTCGAGAAGGCACTCGGCACCCCGGCCCGCATCTACGTCAAGTACGAGGGCGTGAGCCCGGTGGGCAGCCACAAGGTGAACTCGGCGGTCGCACAGGCCTACTACAACTCGCTCGACGGCGTCACCCGGCTCACGACGGAGACCGGTGCCGGACAGTGGGGTTCGGCCCTGTCGTTCGCGTGCGCGAAGTTCGGTATCGATCTCGAGGTGTGGCAGGTCCGCGCCTCCTACGACTCGAAGCCCTACCGCCGCTTCCTCATCGAGACCTACGGCGGCACAGTACATCCCAGCCCGTCCGACCTGACGGAGGCCGGTCGCGCCGTCCTTGCCGAGCACCCGGACACACCCGGCTCGCTCGGCATCGCGGTCTCGGAGGCCGTGGAGGTCGCAGTGAAGGACGCCGCCGCCCGCTACACCCTCGGCAGCGTGCTCAACCACGTGGTGCTGCACCAGACCGTCATCGGCCTCGAGGCCGTGGAGCAACTGCGGGCCGCGGGTGAGGACCAGGCCGACGTCGTCTTCGGTTGCGCGGGCGGCGGTTCGAACCTCGCCGGCCTGTCGTTCCCGTTCCTGCGCGAGGTCATCCACGAGCGGGCGACCACGCGTGTCGTCGCCGTCGAGCCCGCGGCGTGCCCGTCGATCACCCGCGGCGAGTACCGCTACGACCACGGTGACATCGCGGGTCTGACCCCGCTGCTGAAGATGCACACCCTCGGCCAGGACTTCATCCCGGATCCGATCCACGCCGGCGGGCTGCGATATCACGGCATGGCGCCGTTGCTCAGCCACACCGTCGAGCTCGGCTACGTGCAGGGACAGTCCGTGGCACAGACCGATGCCTTCTCCGCGGCGGTGCTCTTCGCCCGGAACGAGGGCATCGTGCCGGCGCCGGAGTCGTCGCACGCGATCGCCGCGGCCGCGGAGTACGCGCGGGGCCTCACCGAACCCGAGGTCATCGTGATCGGCCTGTCCGGCCACGGCCAGCTCGATCTGCCCGCCTACCACTCGTACCTGTCGGGCGAGCTCGACCGAGATCCCCTCGATCCGTCCGGGCGGTGAGTGCTCGCCCGCCCGGGCGGACCGTCCCATACTGGAGGTGTGGGGTACGCCACACGCGAGGAGGCAGGCCGGCGACTCGCCCGGTCGGCCGGGCACCTGCGCGACGCCGACCCGGTGGTCCTCGCACTACCTCGCGGCGGCATTCCCGTCGCCCGTGAACTCGCCGCAGCCCTCGATGCGCCCCTGGACGTCCTCGTGGTGCGCAAACTGGGCGTGCCCTGGCATCCCGAACTCGCGATGGGCGCGATCGCCGAAGGACCGGGTCCCGGAACCGCCGGGGAATCGACCACGCAGGACGCCGTCTTCCGGGTCCTCAACGACGACGTGATCCGGCGCGGGCGGATCGCCCCCGAATCCGTGGCGGCCGTCGAGCGACGCGAGCTGGCCGAACTGGCTCGACGTGCCGATTGCCTGCGTGCCGGTCGCACCCGGGTGCCGCTGGAGGGCCGCACGGCGATCGTCGTCGACGACGGCATCGCCACAGGTGCGACGGCCGCGGTGGCATGCCTCGCCGCGCGCGCCTCCGGAGCGACCCGGGTCGTCCTCGCGGTGCCGGTGGCCTCCCCCGACGCACTGCGCCGGGCCGGCCGGACGGCCGACGAGGTGATCTGCCCGTGGACGCCGGTGGACACCGACAGCGTCGGCGCCGCCTACGACGACTTCCATCAGCTCGGCGACGACGAAGCGATTCTCCTTCTCCGAAATACTGGTACTTCCGGTACCGGAAAATCCGACGAAACGATCCGATAGTGGCAATCCTCGTTACCGGCGGGTAGCATTGTTACCTGGATCACTGCCTATCGGACTGTAAAAAGGGGGCAAAGCGGTCCGAGGGTAATGCATTTCCCAACGACGTGTGATGCAATGCACACCGACAGCACCTAACGATGGAGGGGTCACAGTGAGTGAGATTGCCGTACCACAGTCGTTCTCGATTCCCGAGAACACGTCGATGGCCGACAGCGTCTTCCGGCACGAGAAGGAGTCGCCGGAGTTCGTGCCGTTCGAGCGACTGGTCGACGGCAAGTGGGTTCCCGTCACCGCCCGCCAGTTCGCATCCGAGGTGCGCGCCGTGGCGAAGGGCCTGATCGCGTCGGGTATCGAGCTCGGCGACCGCGTCGCGGTCCTGTCGGCGACGCGCTACGAATGGGTCCTGCTCGACTATGCCATCTGGGCCGCGGGCGGTGCCACCGTGGCGATCTACGAGACGTCGTCGGCCGACCAGGCCCAGTGGATCCTCGAGGACTCCGGGACCAAGCTGCTCATCGTCGAGAACTCCGGTCACGTCGACACCGTCCGCGAGGTCGCCGAGAACGCCCCGACCGTGCGCGAGGTCCTGCAGATCGAGCCGGCGCCGGGCGGCAAGAGCGCGGTCGACGAGCTCATCGCACGCGGCGCAGCGGTCACCGACGAGCAGGTCGAGGAACGGCGCAACTCGGTCACGGCCGAATCCGCGGCGACCCTCATCTACACCTCCGGCACCACAGGCCGGCCGAAGGGCGTCCAGCTCAAGCACCGCCACTTCGCCTCGGAGTCCGCGGCCTGCGGCCTGGCCCTGCCCGACTCGATGCACGAGGGCCAGCGCACCCTGCTGTTCATCCCGATGGCACACGTCTTCGCGCGCCTGATCTCGTTCGCGGCATTCGACAGCAAGGTCACCGTCGGTCATACCTCCGACCTGACGACGCTGCTCGACCAGTTCGCGGTCTTCAAGCCGAACTTCATCCTCTCGGTGCCCCGCGTGTTCGAGAAGGTCTACAACTCGGCGAAGCAGAAGGCCTACGACGGCGGCAAGGGCAAGATCTTCGAGAAGGCCTCGGAGGTCGCGATCGAGTACAGCAAGGCCCTCGAGAACGGCGGCCCCGGCCTCGGCCTGAAGATCCAGCACTTCGTCTTCGACAAGCTGGTCTACGGCAAGCTCAAGGCCGCGCTCGGCGGCAACGTCACCCGGGCCGTCTCGGGCGGCGCCGCACTCGGCGCACGTCTCGGCCACTTCTTCCGCGGTGTCGGCGTCACCATCTACGAGGGTTACGGCCTGACGGAGACCACCGGCGGCATCATCATGAACACCCCGGCCGCCCAGAAGATCGGCACCGTCGGCACGCCGTTCAACGGCTGCGCCGCGAAGATCGCCGAGGACGGCGAGCTCCTCCTCAAGGGCCCCCAGGTGTTCGACGGCTACTGGCAGAACGACAAGGCCACCGACGAAGCCATCCGCGACGGCTGGTTCCACACCGGCGACATCGGTGCGATCGACGAGGACGGCTTCATCTCGATCACCGGCCGCAAGAAGGAACTCATCGTCACCGCGGGCGGCAAGAACGTCGCCCCGGCCGTCCTCGAGGATTCGCTGCGCGCCCACCCGCTGATCAGCCAGGTCATCGTGGTCGGTGATTCCAAGCCATTCGTCGGCGCGCTGATCACCCTCGATCCGGAGGCGCTGCCGGGCTGGCTCGAGCGACACGGTCTGCCGGCGGAAACCACGGTCGCCGATCTGATCAAGA
This window of the Rhodococcus pyridinivorans genome carries:
- a CDS encoding DEAD/DEAH box helicase is translated as MSDIQDAPDQETAALTFADLDIDARVLQALSDVGYESPSPIQAATIPPLLEGRDVVGLAQTGTGKTAAFAVPILSRIDTSVKRPQALVLAPTRELALQVAEAFGKYSVHIPGLSVLPIYGGQAYGVQLSGLRRGAQVIVGTPGRVIDHLAKGTLDISELEFLVLDEADEMLTMGFQEDVERILADTPDTKQVALFSATMPGAIRRLSKQYLKDPQEITVKSKTTTSANISQRWVLVSHQRKLDALTRILEVETFEAMIIFVRTKQATEDLAERLRARGFSAAAINGDIVQAQRERTINQLKNGTLDILVATDVAARGLDVERISHVVNYDIPHDTESYVHRIGRTGRAGRTGDALLFVAPRERHLLKAIERATRQPLAEMQLPTVEDVNAQRVSKFNDSITEALASDHLQLFRTFIEDYEREHDVPLADIAAALAVLSRDGESFLMEAEPEPVAPPRREREPRERPPRRFDDGPKVGRDGQEMTTYRIAVGKRHRVQPGAIVGAIANEGGLRRGDFGHISIRADHSLVELPKDLSPQTLDALRSTRISGVLIQLQPDSGAPSGRPSSYRGRDDRRGDDRRGGDRRDHGKRDRGGKREYGDSRGGRSGDFTHRSDRNDRGGRGGYRD
- a CDS encoding TrpB-like pyridoxal phosphate-dependent enzyme, whose product is MTASPSAHASATPPSVADSGIPTHWYNIVGDLAVAPPPHLHPGTREPITADDLAPLFASGLIEQELSTETDIEIPEAVREVYAGYRSTPLFRARSFEKALGTPARIYVKYEGVSPVGSHKVNSAVAQAYYNSLDGVTRLTTETGAGQWGSALSFACAKFGIDLEVWQVRASYDSKPYRRFLIETYGGTVHPSPSDLTEAGRAVLAEHPDTPGSLGIAVSEAVEVAVKDAAARYTLGSVLNHVVLHQTVIGLEAVEQLRAAGEDQADVVFGCAGGGSNLAGLSFPFLREVIHERATTRVVAVEPAACPSITRGEYRYDHGDIAGLTPLLKMHTLGQDFIPDPIHAGGLRYHGMAPLLSHTVELGYVQGQSVAQTDAFSAAVLFARNEGIVPAPESSHAIAAAAEYARGLTEPEVIVIGLSGHGQLDLPAYHSYLSGELDRDPLDPSGR
- a CDS encoding phosphoribosyltransferase, producing the protein MGYATREEAGRRLARSAGHLRDADPVVLALPRGGIPVARELAAALDAPLDVLVVRKLGVPWHPELAMGAIAEGPGPGTAGESTTQDAVFRVLNDDVIRRGRIAPESVAAVERRELAELARRADCLRAGRTRVPLEGRTAIVVDDGIATGATAAVACLAARASGATRVVLAVPVASPDALRRAGRTADEVICPWTPVDTDSVGAAYDDFHQLGDDEAILLLRNTGTSGTGKSDETIR
- a CDS encoding AMP-dependent synthetase/ligase — its product is MSEIAVPQSFSIPENTSMADSVFRHEKESPEFVPFERLVDGKWVPVTARQFASEVRAVAKGLIASGIELGDRVAVLSATRYEWVLLDYAIWAAGGATVAIYETSSADQAQWILEDSGTKLLIVENSGHVDTVREVAENAPTVREVLQIEPAPGGKSAVDELIARGAAVTDEQVEERRNSVTAESAATLIYTSGTTGRPKGVQLKHRHFASESAACGLALPDSMHEGQRTLLFIPMAHVFARLISFAAFDSKVTVGHTSDLTTLLDQFAVFKPNFILSVPRVFEKVYNSAKQKAYDGGKGKIFEKASEVAIEYSKALENGGPGLGLKIQHFVFDKLVYGKLKAALGGNVTRAVSGGAALGARLGHFFRGVGVTIYEGYGLTETTGGIIMNTPAAQKIGTVGTPFNGCAAKIAEDGELLLKGPQVFDGYWQNDKATDEAIRDGWFHTGDIGAIDEDGFISITGRKKELIVTAGGKNVAPAVLEDSLRAHPLISQVIVVGDSKPFVGALITLDPEALPGWLERHGLPAETTVADLIKNPDLIAEIDEAVAETNKKVSKAEAIRKYRLLETDFSVESGELTPTLKLKRNIIHDKHGAEIAAIYN